The following coding sequences lie in one Paracidovorax avenae genomic window:
- a CDS encoding DNA/RNA non-specific endonuclease — MVQQKQPRRKKSSRSPSITLLHRSSGRMRRLLVSLFSCAVVGLQVTSCGIHPTQGPWPGNAAQPTRAGQFTECRQHFAGGVPPLTPDAPRLRELCFDAFAVLHSGNTRTPVYVAERLNRQILQQARQQHRTDHFYADARLPRGERAELEDYRGSGYARGHMAPAGDMGTPEAMAQSFSLANMVPQDPKQNSGPWSRIEEDTRRYALRARGDVYVITGPVFEPGARTIGAGQVAVPSHLFKLVYDAETGRSWAHWQQNAPGATAGPPITLQEVERRTGMRLLPSPAPAH; from the coding sequence ATGGTCCAGCAGAAGCAACCGCGCAGAAAGAAATCCTCCCGCTCCCCGTCCATCACCCTCCTGCACCGGTCCTCCGGCCGCATGCGCCGGCTGCTGGTCTCCCTGTTCAGCTGCGCGGTCGTGGGCCTGCAGGTCACGAGCTGCGGCATCCACCCCACGCAGGGCCCCTGGCCCGGCAACGCCGCCCAGCCCACGCGCGCCGGCCAGTTCACGGAGTGCCGCCAGCACTTCGCCGGCGGCGTGCCGCCCCTCACCCCCGATGCGCCCCGGCTGCGCGAGCTGTGCTTCGACGCCTTCGCGGTGCTGCACAGCGGCAACACGCGCACCCCCGTGTATGTGGCCGAGCGGCTCAACCGCCAGATCCTGCAGCAGGCCCGGCAGCAGCACCGCACCGACCACTTCTACGCGGACGCGCGGCTGCCGCGCGGCGAGCGCGCCGAACTCGAGGACTACCGCGGCTCGGGCTATGCCCGCGGCCACATGGCGCCCGCGGGCGACATGGGCACGCCCGAAGCCATGGCGCAGTCCTTCAGCCTCGCCAACATGGTGCCGCAGGACCCGAAGCAGAACAGCGGCCCCTGGTCACGGATCGAAGAGGACACGCGCCGCTATGCACTGCGCGCGCGCGGCGACGTGTATGTCATCACCGGCCCCGTCTTCGAGCCCGGAGCCAGGACCATCGGCGCCGGACAGGTGGCCGTGCCATCACACCTGTTCAAGCTGGTGTACGACGCCGAGACCGGTCGCTCGTGGGCGCACTGGCAGCAGAATGCGCCCGGCGCCACTGCAGGCCCGCCCATCACCCTGCAGGAGGTGGAGCGCCGCACCGGCATGCGGCTGCTGCCCTCCCCGG
- a CDS encoding DUF2789 domain-containing protein, with translation MITTEPTMTNLFLQLGLEEDPDAITRFIHTHQLGAGVQVADAPFWNDAQRQFLAEQLKADAPWAMVVDQFNEALHADAVERRTEAEVPGSAEAVPAR, from the coding sequence ATGATCACCACCGAACCGACGATGACCAACCTGTTCCTGCAACTGGGCCTGGAGGAAGACCCGGACGCCATCACCCGCTTCATCCATACCCACCAGCTCGGTGCCGGGGTGCAGGTGGCCGATGCGCCCTTCTGGAACGATGCGCAGCGCCAGTTCCTGGCGGAGCAGCTCAAGGCCGACGCGCCCTGGGCCATGGTGGTGGACCAGTTCAACGAAGCGCTGCATGCCGATGCGGTGGAGCGGCGCACCGAAGCGGAAGTGCCGGGCAGCGCCGAGGCCGTGCCCGCGCGCTGA
- a CDS encoding phytanoyl-CoA dioxygenase family protein, which translates to MALARRGRAQEVPMRQWREDHWVLHALGIGIEPFHAWFGRNDAADFHDFARWLQETAGDPPTDRVARLEAALAGLPPPPEARQLIAEVDRMEPVLSEDDLASWEAQGYVVLHDAIPPDDTAAAAGAIWTFLGARPEDPASWYPFNDHGIMVQLFQHEALERNRRNLRIHKAFAQLWGTADLWCTTDRVGFNAPETPSHRFRGPHLHWDVSLRMPVPFGTQGILYLADTRAEQGAFTLVPGFHHRLGAWLDGLPGGPASARMQDLQALGAMPIAGRAGDLIIWHHALPHGSRPNTEDRPRLVQYLNFFPADAPAQDEWI; encoded by the coding sequence ATGGCGCTGGCGCGACGGGGGCGTGCGCAAGAGGTGCCGATGCGGCAGTGGCGCGAGGACCACTGGGTGCTGCATGCCCTGGGCATCGGGATCGAGCCGTTCCATGCGTGGTTCGGCCGGAACGACGCAGCGGACTTCCATGACTTTGCGCGGTGGCTGCAGGAAACGGCGGGGGACCCGCCCACGGACCGGGTGGCACGGCTGGAGGCCGCACTGGCAGGGCTGCCTCCACCGCCCGAAGCTCGGCAGTTGATTGCCGAGGTGGATCGCATGGAGCCGGTGCTGTCCGAGGACGACCTGGCCTCCTGGGAGGCGCAGGGCTATGTGGTGCTGCACGACGCCATACCTCCGGACGATACCGCTGCCGCGGCCGGGGCCATCTGGACGTTTCTCGGCGCGCGGCCGGAGGATCCCGCCAGCTGGTATCCCTTCAACGACCACGGCATCATGGTGCAGCTATTCCAGCACGAGGCCCTGGAGCGCAACCGGCGCAACCTGCGCATCCACAAGGCGTTCGCCCAGCTGTGGGGCACGGCGGACCTGTGGTGCACCACCGACCGCGTGGGGTTCAATGCCCCGGAAACGCCTTCCCACCGGTTCCGCGGCCCGCACCTGCACTGGGACGTCAGCCTGCGGATGCCGGTGCCTTTCGGCACGCAGGGCATCCTGTACCTGGCGGACACCCGGGCGGAACAGGGGGCGTTCACCCTCGTGCCCGGATTCCACCACCGGCTCGGGGCATGGCTGGACGGTCTGCCCGGGGGGCCGGCATCCGCCCGCATGCAGGACCTCCAGGCGCTGGGCGCGATGCCCATCGCCGGGCGCGCCGGCGATCTCATCATCTGGCACCACGCCCTGCCGCACGGCAGCCGGCCGAACACCGAAGACCGGCCCCGCCTGGTGCAGTACCTCAACTTCTTTCCGGCCGATGCGCCGGCGCAGGACGAGTGGATCTGA
- a CDS encoding expansin EXLX1 family cellulose-binding protein: MSKSLFSVFGPRCARALGWLALAVALPVAAQGTPGETYTGRGTFYGYDGGGNCSLPFPEHVLTVAINDSDYQGSQACGAYLEVLNPATSKKVVVRVDNRCPDCPPHGLDLAIPAFAQIAPMEAGIVSLRWRYVSGPDAQASVVFKEGSSASWSALQVRNQRNAVASLAYRTSGSGGTYVPLERQMYNYFLAPGGMGPGPFDLKITDVFGQVLEVSGVPLSVGPELPLGVQFPSVLPAAGSAWSVPDSTPPAPATGPVTYATSVNSDWGQGYCLNVTVTNPNAGPVDWAVRIPVAGTVYNAWDSQVTQTGNELLAQGAAWNRTLQAGASVQFGFCANR, from the coding sequence ATGTCGAAATCTCTGTTTTCCGTATTCGGCCCGCGCTGCGCGCGGGCTTTGGGCTGGCTGGCGCTGGCTGTCGCGCTGCCGGTGGCCGCGCAAGGCACTCCGGGGGAGACCTATACCGGGCGCGGCACGTTCTATGGCTACGATGGCGGCGGCAATTGCAGCCTGCCGTTTCCGGAGCATGTGTTGACCGTCGCCATCAATGATTCCGACTACCAGGGCTCGCAGGCGTGCGGGGCCTACCTCGAGGTGCTGAACCCCGCGACGTCGAAGAAGGTGGTGGTGCGCGTGGACAACCGCTGCCCCGACTGCCCGCCGCACGGGCTGGATCTGGCGATCCCGGCTTTCGCGCAGATCGCCCCGATGGAAGCGGGCATCGTCTCGCTGCGCTGGCGCTATGTGTCGGGGCCCGATGCGCAGGCGTCCGTGGTTTTCAAGGAAGGCTCGAGCGCTTCGTGGAGCGCCCTGCAGGTGCGCAACCAGCGCAATGCGGTGGCATCGCTCGCCTATCGCACGAGCGGTTCGGGCGGTACCTATGTGCCGCTGGAGCGGCAGATGTACAACTACTTCCTCGCGCCGGGCGGCATGGGACCGGGGCCGTTCGACCTGAAAATCACCGATGTGTTCGGCCAGGTGCTGGAGGTGTCCGGCGTGCCGCTGAGCGTGGGGCCCGAGCTGCCGCTGGGCGTGCAGTTCCCCTCGGTGCTGCCCGCAGCCGGTTCGGCCTGGTCCGTACCGGATTCCACGCCGCCGGCGCCCGCCACCGGCCCGGTCACCTATGCCACCAGTGTCAACAGCGACTGGGGCCAGGGCTATTGCCTGAATGTGACCGTGACCAATCCCAATGCCGGTCCGGTGGACTGGGCCGTGCGCATTCCCGTGGCGGGAACGGTCTATAACGCCTGGGACTCCCAGGTGACCCAGACGGGCAACGAGCTTCTTGCCCAGGGTGCGGCCTGGAACCGCACCCTGCAGGCCGGTGCCAGCGTGCAGTTCGGCTTCTGCGCCAACCGCTGA
- a CDS encoding diguanylate cyclase, whose protein sequence is MSTAPPEPSLPSAPPQGSGPDRSLPLAVGFVVLVALLLIGSNVWLAWRAQQAEWQQAQVFAKNLSRAVAQQMDGLATEVGRALVSIQYELERDDLSPAQLDTLQPVLVNQVSLAEHLHGLFVFGKNGEWLVHSLPIPPPAANNSDREYFVHHRDNPSTLTYVSKPLKSRTTGEWVIPLSRRINDAQGGFAGVVLATLRVRHVQQVLQGFDVGHKGAIALLRTDGTVLTREPFRVEDLGRMLPVSQLQQFLSSRSGISVMPSPIDGVVRLVSFEYARNVPLAAAVALSEDEILAEWRRATAVQFAGILLLLAVIGPAGVYLIRTVKLRRDADLRLRTTHEALVEAHARMEHMAEHDGLTGVHNRRAYDRRIREVMAQCRRYQRPVSVVMFDVDFFKRYNDALGHLEGDECLRRVAHALAGSIRRPGDFIARYGGEEFAIVLPETDAPGALQVAQAARSAVIALRLPHPGSPSGHVTVSGGVACCPGLAPETPEELLGRADTALYEAKQQGRDRIVVAGGQQPATPRSGAGH, encoded by the coding sequence ATGTCCACCGCCCCTCCGGAACCGTCGTTGCCTTCCGCTCCACCGCAGGGATCCGGCCCGGACCGCTCCCTGCCACTCGCCGTCGGCTTCGTCGTCCTGGTGGCCTTGCTGCTCATCGGCTCGAACGTGTGGCTGGCCTGGCGGGCCCAGCAGGCCGAATGGCAGCAGGCACAGGTCTTCGCCAAGAACCTGTCCCGGGCCGTGGCGCAGCAGATGGACGGCCTTGCCACGGAGGTGGGTCGCGCGCTGGTTTCCATCCAGTACGAACTGGAGCGCGACGACCTGTCGCCCGCGCAACTGGACACGCTGCAGCCCGTGCTGGTCAACCAGGTGTCCCTGGCGGAACACCTGCATGGGCTGTTCGTCTTCGGCAAAAACGGTGAATGGCTCGTGCACAGTCTGCCGATACCGCCTCCGGCAGCCAACAATTCCGACCGCGAATACTTCGTCCACCACCGCGACAATCCCAGCACCCTGACCTACGTCAGCAAGCCCCTGAAGAGCCGGACGACGGGGGAATGGGTCATCCCGCTGTCCCGCCGCATCAACGATGCCCAGGGCGGGTTCGCGGGCGTGGTGCTCGCCACCCTGCGCGTCCGGCACGTGCAGCAGGTGCTGCAGGGCTTCGACGTGGGACACAAGGGCGCCATCGCGCTGCTGCGGACCGACGGCACCGTGCTGACGCGCGAGCCCTTCCGCGTGGAAGACCTCGGGCGCATGCTGCCGGTTTCGCAGCTGCAGCAATTCCTCAGCTCCCGATCGGGCATCTCCGTCATGCCGTCGCCCATCGACGGCGTGGTGCGCCTCGTCAGTTTCGAGTACGCGCGCAATGTCCCGCTCGCTGCGGCCGTGGCGCTGTCCGAGGATGAGATCCTCGCGGAGTGGCGCAGGGCCACGGCCGTGCAGTTCGCAGGCATCCTGCTCCTGCTCGCCGTGATCGGCCCTGCGGGGGTCTACCTGATCCGCACCGTGAAATTGCGGCGGGATGCCGACCTCCGGCTGCGCACGACCCACGAGGCGCTGGTCGAGGCGCACGCGCGCATGGAGCACATGGCAGAGCACGACGGACTCACCGGAGTGCACAACCGGCGGGCCTACGACCGGCGCATCCGCGAAGTGATGGCGCAGTGCCGGCGCTACCAGCGGCCTGTTTCGGTGGTGATGTTCGACGTCGATTTCTTCAAGCGCTACAACGACGCCCTGGGGCACCTGGAGGGGGACGAATGCCTGCGCCGTGTGGCGCACGCGCTGGCGGGATCGATCCGCCGGCCCGGGGACTTCATCGCCCGTTATGGCGGCGAGGAGTTCGCCATCGTCCTGCCGGAAACCGATGCGCCGGGCGCCCTGCAGGTGGCCCAGGCCGCCCGCTCCGCGGTCATCGCCCTGCGCCTGCCGCACCCCGGCAGCCCCTCCGGCCACGTCACCGTGAGCGGGGGCGTCGCCTGCTGCCCGGGGCTCGCACCTGAAACGCCGGAAGAACTGCTGGGCCGCGCCGACACGGCCCTCTACGAAGCCAAACAGCAGGGCCGCGACCGGATCGTGGTGGCGGGCGGACAGCAGCCCGCCACCCCCCGATCCGGCGCGGGGCATTGA
- a CDS encoding LysR family transcriptional regulator, with protein MHLSSRHIDAFLALAQERSFTRAAGLCHLSQPAFSALVRSLEEGLGLRLFDRSTRHVELTPEGLQFLESARRLRAEIDSAIGLARDAAQLRRGRVSLALLPSLAAGWLPGILAGFRADHPRIELDIADVLSEPCIERVASGRADFALAAIRADTPSLQAEAFCSDGFHLVCRADHPLAKRRRRGGLQVQDLAPWPFVHLARTSSVRQYLEAAIHPHAMNTLMEVEQLATVMGMVRAGIGISVVPTLTLFHFSQPGLVTRPLSLPALTRQIFLVRRRDRELSVAARELYRRVMECRPAV; from the coding sequence ATGCATCTTTCCAGCCGCCACATCGATGCGTTCCTGGCACTGGCGCAGGAGCGCAGTTTCACGCGGGCGGCGGGCCTGTGCCATCTTTCGCAGCCGGCGTTCAGCGCCCTCGTGCGCTCGCTGGAGGAAGGCCTCGGGCTGCGCCTGTTCGACCGCAGCACGCGCCATGTGGAGCTGACCCCGGAGGGCCTGCAGTTCCTGGAGTCCGCGCGGCGCCTGCGCGCGGAGATCGACAGCGCGATCGGCCTGGCGCGCGATGCGGCTCAATTGCGGCGCGGCCGGGTGTCCCTGGCGCTGCTGCCCTCGCTGGCAGCCGGCTGGCTGCCCGGGATCCTGGCCGGGTTCCGGGCCGACCATCCCCGGATCGAGCTCGACATCGCCGACGTGCTGTCCGAGCCCTGCATCGAACGCGTGGCATCGGGCCGGGCGGACTTCGCACTGGCAGCCATCCGAGCAGACACCCCCTCCCTGCAGGCCGAAGCGTTCTGCAGCGACGGCTTCCATCTCGTATGCCGCGCCGACCACCCGCTCGCGAAACGCCGTCGCCGCGGCGGCCTGCAGGTGCAGGACCTCGCGCCCTGGCCGTTCGTGCACCTCGCGCGCACCAGCAGCGTACGGCAGTACCTGGAGGCTGCCATCCATCCCCATGCCATGAACACGCTGATGGAGGTGGAACAGCTCGCCACCGTCATGGGCATGGTGCGGGCGGGCATCGGCATCAGCGTGGTGCCCACGCTCACGCTCTTCCATTTCTCGCAGCCCGGCCTCGTGACGCGGCCGCTGTCGCTGCCGGCGCTGACGCGCCAGATCTTCCTGGTGCGCCGCCGCGACCGGGAGTTGTCCGTCGCCGCCCGGGAGCTCTATCGCAGGGTGATGGAATGTCGCCCGGCAGTGTGA
- a CDS encoding Bug family tripartite tricarboxylate transporter substrate binding protein, producing the protein MNHSAFRLSRRRAALAAAFALFGPAASVTAQPAAYPSKPLTFVVPFAAGSATDQLARALGQAITTDTKQPVVVDNKAGASGMIAAQAVAKAPPDGYTVLITTNTTHAANEHLYRKLPYDPVKDFVPVTGLGKGGQVLVVNAGAPYRSVADLLAAAKKNPGKLSFGSGSSSSRMAGEMLKQLAGVDILHVPYKSNPLAITDLLGGQIDMMITDTSTGVPQIKSGKLRALGYSTQKRSAQLPDVPTLEEAGVKGYDMGYWFAAYVPAGTPAPVVSRLNELLTAATQSAAAKSFYDTAGSEPWTTTSAELARFQAAETQKWGKVIKAAGIDPE; encoded by the coding sequence ATGAACCATTCCGCCTTCCGCCTGTCGCGCCGCCGCGCGGCCCTGGCAGCCGCCTTTGCCCTGTTCGGCCCGGCCGCATCCGTCACGGCCCAGCCGGCCGCCTATCCGTCCAAGCCGCTCACCTTCGTGGTGCCCTTCGCCGCCGGCAGCGCCACCGACCAGCTCGCGCGCGCCCTGGGGCAGGCGATCACCACCGATACGAAGCAGCCCGTGGTGGTGGACAACAAGGCCGGCGCGAGCGGCATGATCGCCGCCCAGGCGGTGGCCAAGGCGCCGCCGGACGGCTACACGGTGCTCATCACGACGAACACCACCCACGCGGCCAACGAGCACCTGTACCGCAAGCTGCCTTATGACCCGGTGAAGGATTTCGTGCCCGTCACGGGCCTGGGCAAGGGCGGGCAGGTGCTGGTGGTGAATGCCGGTGCACCCTACCGCAGCGTGGCCGACCTGCTGGCCGCCGCGAAGAAGAACCCGGGCAAGCTGAGCTTCGGCAGCGGCAGCTCTTCCAGCCGCATGGCCGGGGAAATGCTCAAGCAACTGGCCGGCGTGGACATCCTGCACGTGCCCTACAAGAGCAATCCGCTCGCCATCACCGACCTGCTGGGCGGGCAGATCGACATGATGATCACCGACACCTCCACCGGCGTGCCGCAGATCAAGTCGGGCAAGCTGCGCGCGCTGGGCTATTCCACGCAGAAGCGCAGCGCGCAGCTGCCGGACGTGCCGACCCTGGAGGAGGCGGGCGTCAAGGGCTACGACATGGGCTACTGGTTCGCGGCGTACGTGCCTGCCGGAACACCGGCACCCGTGGTGTCGCGGCTGAACGAGCTGTTGACCGCCGCCACGCAGAGCGCCGCGGCGAAGTCGTTCTACGACACCGCCGGCTCAGAGCCCTGGACAACCACGTCGGCCGAGCTGGCCCGCTTCCAGGCGGCCGAGACGCAGAAGTGGGGCAAGGTGATCAAGGCCGCCGGCATCGATCCGGAATAG
- a CDS encoding alpha/beta hydrolase domain-containing protein, with the protein MHFPQAISRRARPRRPFPAAAAAAFAATALLAACGGGGSSTLADGAPKLRLTIAATEDFPGSYGSVGAYEKVSGTVQGELDPADPRNAVIQDLRLAPRNSRGMVEYSADFVLLKPKDMSRAGGVLRYDAPNRGNILTLPNPAAVPGDAVYFERGYTFLYSAWQGDVPKSSPARLTATVPVARNADGSSITGPYRTELVPTAAAAAMALPGGVFNGTMIPYEPAALDNTQPGYSLTRRRNETDPREAIPAADWKFAACDTGANPFPGTPSPASVCLRGGFDPQYLYELVYVAKDPKVMGVGLAALRDTVGFFRGRAADADGRANPLAGRITHVIGQGTSQSGNAMKTFLHLGFNQRLDGGMVFDGIYAHVAARQTNVNTRFAVPGGGGGLRTDHTAFGQTAPRGLAADYVDAVSGREGGVMRRCSATGTCPRFFLGLSGTEFWQLQGSPVLTDAQGRRDIAQPANARIYYYASTQHGGAGGVESISYAPSRTVYPAGTVVHFNDTFRALFLALEDWVVRGTEPPASQVPRIADGTLVRPDQVAYPAMKGLTWSTGGVQAPIPEFRYQARYNGFTLLDFGPQYVPQDESGIATVLPPRVVGRDYAILVPQVDPATGLARAGIQSVEALAPLGTSIEFNEVATPGIVDLANLTGSFIPFHKTRAVRLAAGDGRPSLEELYGSQAGYVAAVSRAADGLVAQRLLLRRDADAVVAKARAANILP; encoded by the coding sequence ATGCATTTTCCTCAAGCCATATCCCGGCGCGCCCGCCCGCGGCGCCCATTCCCCGCGGCCGCCGCCGCGGCGTTCGCCGCCACCGCGCTGCTGGCCGCATGTGGCGGCGGCGGTTCATCGACGCTGGCGGACGGCGCACCGAAGCTGCGCCTCACCATCGCTGCCACGGAAGACTTTCCGGGCAGCTACGGCAGCGTGGGCGCGTATGAAAAAGTGTCGGGCACGGTGCAGGGCGAACTCGATCCGGCGGACCCGCGCAACGCGGTCATCCAGGACCTGCGGCTCGCTCCGCGCAACAGCCGCGGCATGGTGGAGTACAGCGCCGACTTCGTGCTGCTCAAGCCCAAGGACATGTCCAGGGCCGGCGGCGTTCTGCGCTACGACGCGCCCAACCGCGGCAACATCCTCACGCTGCCCAACCCGGCGGCCGTGCCGGGCGATGCGGTGTATTTCGAGCGGGGCTACACCTTCCTCTATTCCGCATGGCAGGGCGACGTGCCCAAGAGCTCTCCCGCGCGGCTCACCGCCACCGTGCCCGTGGCCCGCAACGCCGACGGCAGCAGCATCACCGGCCCGTACCGCACGGAGCTGGTGCCCACCGCCGCGGCCGCGGCCATGGCGCTGCCCGGAGGCGTCTTCAACGGCACCATGATTCCCTACGAGCCCGCGGCACTGGACAACACGCAGCCGGGCTATTCGCTCACGCGCCGCCGCAACGAGACGGATCCGCGCGAAGCCATACCGGCCGCGGACTGGAAGTTCGCCGCCTGCGATACCGGGGCCAACCCCTTCCCCGGCACGCCCAGCCCCGCCAGCGTCTGCCTGCGCGGCGGGTTCGATCCGCAGTATCTGTACGAACTGGTCTATGTGGCCAAGGACCCGAAGGTCATGGGCGTGGGGCTTGCCGCATTGCGCGACACCGTGGGCTTCTTCCGCGGCAGGGCCGCCGATGCGGATGGCCGGGCCAATCCGCTGGCGGGCCGGATCACGCACGTGATCGGACAGGGCACGTCCCAGTCGGGCAATGCCATGAAGACCTTCCTGCACCTGGGTTTCAACCAGCGGCTGGACGGCGGCATGGTGTTCGACGGCATCTACGCCCATGTCGCCGCGCGGCAGACCAATGTCAACACCCGCTTCGCCGTGCCCGGCGGCGGTGGCGGCCTGCGCACCGACCACACGGCCTTCGGGCAGACGGCGCCGCGCGGACTGGCGGCGGATTACGTGGATGCGGTGAGCGGCCGCGAGGGCGGGGTGATGCGCCGCTGCAGCGCGACCGGTACCTGCCCGCGTTTCTTCCTGGGCCTGTCGGGCACCGAGTTCTGGCAACTGCAGGGCTCGCCCGTGCTCACCGATGCGCAGGGCCGGCGCGACATCGCCCAGCCTGCCAATGCGCGCATCTACTACTACGCGAGCACGCAGCACGGCGGGGCTGGCGGGGTGGAAAGCATCAGCTACGCGCCATCGCGCACCGTCTATCCCGCCGGCACCGTGGTGCATTTCAACGACACCTTCCGGGCCCTGTTCCTCGCGCTGGAGGACTGGGTGGTGCGCGGCACCGAGCCGCCGGCCAGCCAGGTGCCCCGCATCGCGGACGGCACGCTGGTGCGCCCGGACCAGGTCGCCTATCCGGCCATGAAGGGGCTGACCTGGAGCACGGGCGGCGTGCAGGCCCCGATTCCGGAGTTCCGCTACCAGGCGCGCTACAACGGCTTCACCCTGCTGGACTTCGGGCCGCAATATGTGCCGCAGGACGAGTCGGGCATCGCCACGGTCCTGCCTCCGCGGGTGGTGGGGCGTGACTACGCCATCCTGGTGCCGCAGGTGGATCCGGCGACCGGGCTGGCGCGCGCCGGCATCCAGAGCGTGGAGGCCCTGGCGCCGCTGGGCACGAGCATCGAGTTCAACGAGGTGGCCACGCCCGGCATCGTCGATCTCGCGAACCTCACCGGCAGCTTCATCCCGTTCCACAAGACACGCGCTGTGCGCCTGGCCGCGGGCGACGGGCGGCCGTCGCTGGAAGAGCTGTACGGCTCGCAGGCGGGATACGTGGCCGCCGTGTCCCGCGCCGCCGACGGGCTGGTGGCGCAGCGCCTGCTGCTGCGCCGCGACGCCGACGCGGTCGTGGCCAAGGCGCGCGCGGCCAACATCCTGCCCTGA
- a CDS encoding cytochrome c, which yields MPPIPPGPPWHAFLSFLLHRCTARLRPGEAAMVRRAGRVGKAGRWAAAVTMAAMVGATSPATAQAPVEAQVPATPAPAAGMADRVIACTACHGREGRATQQGYFPRIAGKPAGYLYHQLLNFRDGRRSYPQMSYLLEHMTDDYLREIAQHFSALDLPYAAPPPPQAPPATLERGRRLVREGDAARGIPACVQCHGGAMTGVQPAIPALVGLPRDYLNSQIGAWQTGQRRSQAPDCMARVARQLTSEDVSAISAWLAAQPVAGSGKPADAPAGPLPMPCGGVDVSVRGSTP from the coding sequence ATGCCGCCCATACCCCCAGGCCCGCCCTGGCATGCATTCCTTTCTTTCCTGCTGCACCGTTGCACGGCCCGGCTCCGGCCCGGCGAGGCGGCGATGGTCCGCCGGGCCGGACGGGTGGGCAAGGCAGGGCGGTGGGCGGCGGCAGTGACGATGGCTGCGATGGTGGGCGCCACCAGCCCTGCCACGGCACAAGCACCCGTCGAGGCCCAGGTGCCTGCCACGCCGGCGCCGGCCGCCGGCATGGCCGACCGGGTCATCGCCTGCACGGCCTGCCACGGCCGGGAAGGGCGGGCGACCCAGCAGGGCTACTTTCCGCGCATTGCCGGCAAACCCGCGGGCTACCTGTACCACCAGCTCCTGAACTTCCGCGACGGGCGCCGGAGCTATCCGCAGATGTCCTACCTGCTCGAGCACATGACGGACGACTATCTGCGCGAGATTGCACAACATTTCTCCGCGCTGGACCTTCCCTACGCCGCGCCGCCTCCGCCCCAGGCCCCCCCGGCGACGCTGGAGCGGGGCCGCCGGCTGGTGCGCGAGGGTGATGCCGCCCGCGGCATACCCGCCTGCGTCCAATGCCACGGCGGCGCCATGACCGGCGTGCAGCCGGCCATTCCCGCGCTCGTCGGCCTGCCGCGCGACTATCTCAACAGCCAGATCGGCGCCTGGCAGACCGGCCAGCGCCGTTCGCAGGCGCCCGATTGCATGGCCCGCGTGGCACGGCAGCTCACCTCCGAGGACGTGAGCGCCATCTCGGCCTGGCTCGCCGCCCAGCCGGTGGCCGGCAGCGGCAAGCCCGCGGACGCACCCGCCGGCCCGTTGCCCATGCCTTGCGGCGGCGTGGATGTGTCCGTCCGGGGGAGCACGCCATGA